A part of Nitrososphaerota archaeon genomic DNA contains:
- a CDS encoding radical SAM protein, with protein MNAPISNSSNEITSKTIEFLKATIDKKFIRFLLRRFCNECKKDEKNRLEIALELFSGERNNACIFCSYLVTPIVKWTVLKGGQSFGLNEKKLKEKFKDVYWRKGLVNVINGIAKFGVSKPFTPGAPFLIVWNFTRMCNLKCKHCYASALTPHPLELNTEEALKAIDKMSKAGVNIIAFSGGEPLLRKDFFEVASYASSKGIFTAVATNATIINKNIAKKLKECNIGYVQISLDGAKAETHDSFRGVDGIFEKTIEGIKNCINEGIFTEVATTVTKYNLNEIPEILDLCEKLGVDWWMMYNFIPTGRGEDIIENDLDPEEREELLKMLWEKLKKGGKMQVLSTAPQFARVAIQIEGGKINNKEVIIPTHFYNPHLSGQLINLSEFIGGCGAGRFYCALDYDGSITPCVFFPLKVGDIRKDDFEEIWNKNKVFLDLRNREKLYGHCGECEYKYVCGGCRARAYAYFKDYLAPDPGCINNIKEWEKIKRKIEVEIYG; from the coding sequence ATGAATGCCCCTATTTCCAATTCTTCAAACGAAATAACATCTAAAACAATAGAATTCTTAAAAGCAACTATAGATAAAAAATTCATACGTTTTCTATTAAGAAGATTTTGCAACGAATGTAAAAAAGATGAGAAGAATAGATTAGAAATTGCTTTAGAACTTTTCTCAGGGGAAAGAAATAATGCTTGTATATTTTGTTCATATTTAGTAACTCCTATTGTAAAATGGACTGTTTTAAAAGGTGGGCAATCTTTTGGTTTAAATGAAAAAAAACTTAAAGAAAAATTTAAAGATGTATATTGGAGAAAAGGATTAGTTAATGTTATAAATGGTATTGCTAAATTTGGAGTATCAAAACCATTTACTCCAGGTGCTCCATTTTTAATTGTTTGGAATTTTACTAGAATGTGCAATTTAAAATGTAAGCATTGTTATGCTTCAGCTTTAACTCCTCACCCACTTGAATTAAATACTGAAGAAGCTTTAAAAGCTATTGATAAAATGAGTAAAGCAGGTGTAAATATAATTGCTTTTTCTGGAGGGGAACCATTATTAAGAAAAGATTTCTTTGAAGTAGCTTCTTATGCTTCAAGTAAAGGAATATTTACTGCTGTTGCAACAAATGCAACAATTATTAATAAAAATATTGCTAAAAAATTAAAAGAATGCAATATTGGTTATGTTCAAATAAGCTTAGATGGAGCAAAAGCTGAAACTCATGATTCTTTTAGAGGAGTTGATGGGATATTTGAAAAAACAATTGAAGGAATTAAAAATTGTATTAATGAGGGAATTTTTACAGAAGTTGCTACAACTGTAACAAAATATAATTTAAATGAAATCCCTGAAATATTAGATTTATGTGAAAAATTAGGAGTTGATTGGTGGATGATGTATAATTTTATTCCAACTGGTAGAGGTGAAGATATTATTGAAAATGACTTAGACCCAGAAGAAAGAGAAGAATTACTTAAAATGCTTTGGGAAAAGCTTAAAAAAGGAGGAAAAATGCAAGTACTATCTACCGCCCCTCAATTTGCAAGAGTCGCAATTCAAATAGAAGGGGGAAAAATAAATAATAAGGAAGTAATAATTCCTACACATTTCTATAATCCTCATTTAAGTGGACAATTGATTAATTTAAGCGAATTCATTGGTGGATGTGGTGCTGGAAGATTTTATTGCGCATTAGATTATGATGGATCTATTACTCCATGCGTATTCTTCCCATTAAAAGTAGGAGATATAAGAAAGGATGATTTTGAAGAAATATGGAATAAAAATAAAGTTTTCCTAGATTTAAGGAATAGAGAGAAACTTTATGGCCATTGTGGAGAATGCGAATATAAATATGTTTGTGGAGGTTGTAGAGCAAGAGCTTATGCTTACTTTAAAGATTATTTAGCACCTGATCCGGGATGTATAAATAATATTAAAGAATGGGAAAAAATAAAGAGAAAAATAGAGGTGGAGATATATGGATAA
- a CDS encoding BadF/BadG/BcrA/BcrD ATPase family protein codes for MLILGLDGGATKTNCIIINEKYEIIGIGSSGPCNYHTIGINTAKKNIEEAIRNALKNTKYEKKKIDIAGLGIGGANTSKDYEIISDIIKSIGLIEKYKIVNDVNVAYYACSKGKSGIVTIAGTGSIVYGRNSVGKECYSGGWGWLIGDEGSAFDIARKAIQEATRAFDGRGRKTILVNLLIKELNLKDFNEIIDYVYSKVESHRIARLAPIVTKAAIKGDKIAKNILNNAAEELILAAKTVYKKLRMEKEDKVIVGGVGGVFNSNIIWRKYKSSMKELSNVYVHPLLKGHQPAIGGIILALKEIIGEYNKKLIDKLFKKVEEIKLSKK; via the coding sequence ATGTTAATACTTGGTCTTGATGGAGGAGCAACAAAAACTAACTGTATAATAATTAATGAAAAATATGAAATAATTGGTATAGGTTCTTCAGGACCATGCAATTATCACACAATAGGAATAAATACAGCAAAGAAAAATATTGAAGAAGCTATTAGAAACGCTTTAAAAAATACAAAATATGAAAAAAAGAAGATAGATATAGCTGGATTAGGAATAGGTGGAGCAAATACTAGTAAAGATTATGAAATAATATCAGATATTATAAAATCAATAGGGTTGATCGAGAAATATAAAATTGTAAATGATGTGAATGTAGCATATTATGCATGTAGTAAAGGAAAATCAGGAATTGTAACAATAGCAGGAACTGGATCAATAGTATATGGAAGAAATAGCGTTGGTAAAGAATGTTATAGTGGAGGATGGGGATGGTTGATAGGAGATGAGGGAAGCGCGTTTGATATTGCTAGGAAGGCAATACAAGAAGCAACAAGAGCATTTGATGGAAGAGGAAGAAAAACAATTTTAGTCAATTTATTAATTAAAGAACTTAATTTAAAAGATTTCAATGAAATAATAGATTATGTATATAGCAAAGTAGAATCTCATAGAATTGCTAGATTAGCTCCAATAGTTACAAAAGCTGCTATTAAAGGAGATAAAATTGCAAAAAATATATTAAATAATGCAGCTGAAGAATTAATTTTAGCTGCAAAAACAGTTTATAAAAAATTAAGAATGGAAAAAGAGGATAAAGTTATAGTAGGTGGAGTTGGAGGAGTATTCAATTCCAACATTATATGGAGAAAATATAAAAGCAGTATGAAAGAATTATCAAATGTGTACGTTCATCCTTTATTAAAAGGGCATCAGCCAGCTATTGGTGGAATAATTTTAGCATTAAAAGAAATCATAGGAGAATATAATAAAAAATTAATAGATAAACTTTTTAAAAAAGTTGAAGAAATAAAATTAAGTAAAAAATGA
- a CDS encoding alpha/beta family hydrolase, protein MKKFFINKKEEEVKIQIDSINLDGILGIPENTKGIVIFAHGSGSSRFSPRNNFVARELRKAGLATLLFDLLTEEEDLIYENRFNIDLLANRLIAVTEWVKSNNETRNLKIGYFGASTGAAAALQASTKIEDIKAIVSRGGRPDLVLVHLPKVKAATLLIVGELDEYVIELNKIAYEKLKVEKELKIILGASHLFEEPGKLEEVSQLAKEWFLKYLT, encoded by the coding sequence ATGAAAAAATTTTTTATAAATAAAAAGGAAGAAGAAGTAAAAATTCAAATAGATTCTATTAATCTTGATGGTATTTTAGGCATTCCAGAAAATACTAAGGGCATAGTTATTTTTGCTCATGGAAGTGGAAGTAGTCGTTTTAGTCCAAGGAATAATTTTGTTGCTAGAGAATTAAGAAAAGCAGGGTTAGCTACACTCCTATTTGATCTTTTAACAGAAGAAGAAGATTTAATTTATGAAAATCGTTTTAATATAGACCTTTTAGCAAATAGATTGATCGCTGTAACTGAATGGGTAAAATCTAATAATGAAACAAGAAATCTAAAAATAGGTTATTTTGGGGCATCAACAGGTGCAGCTGCTGCACTTCAAGCTTCTACAAAAATTGAAGATATTAAAGCTATTGTTTCTCGTGGAGGTAGACCAGACCTTGTTTTAGTTCATCTTCCAAAAGTAAAAGCAGCAACTTTATTGATAGTTGGAGAATTAGATGAATATGTAATAGAGCTTAATAAAATAGCTTATGAGAAATTAAAAGTAGAAAAAGAGCTTAAAATAATTCTAGGTGCTTCACATCTTTTTGAAGAACCTGGAAAGCTTGAAGAAGTATCGCAATTAGCTAAAGAATGGTTCCTTAAATATCTTACATAA
- a CDS encoding HD domain-containing protein yields the protein MSKVATGKGFELELPTSYITMMEEAERAITELVANQPKARKMWDLLKDDPEVNADWDMANYIAVVKLKYNDHGEVHAKIVAANALKMLKLLLNNGILTSVIKERAGDEDDAHLIVLTAALLHDIGNQVHRENHHISGVYLAIPLLNRLLPKIYEEEEIMYEIRGHILNCIYSHEFDVRDLTEEACLVGIADGTDMTKGRGRMAFDKGNVNIHTVSALSIEKVEIVQGKDVPVRILIHMNNSAGIFQIQETLGKKIIDSPLENYVEVIAVAKPDEPIADQRIVHQLVIKGRRFQALE from the coding sequence TTGTCAAAAGTTGCGACTGGAAAAGGATTTGAATTAGAGCTCCCTACATCTTATATAACAATGATGGAAGAAGCAGAAAGAGCAATTACAGAATTAGTAGCAAACCAACCAAAAGCAAGAAAAATGTGGGACTTATTAAAAGACGATCCTGAGGTAAATGCAGATTGGGACATGGCAAATTATATTGCTGTTGTAAAATTAAAGTATAACGACCATGGTGAAGTACATGCAAAAATTGTAGCAGCAAATGCATTAAAGATGCTTAAGCTCCTTCTTAATAATGGAATCTTAACAAGCGTGATTAAGGAAAGAGCTGGAGATGAAGATGATGCTCATTTAATAGTTCTTACTGCAGCTTTACTTCATGATATTGGTAACCAGGTTCATCGTGAAAATCATCATATATCTGGTGTGTATCTTGCTATTCCATTATTAAATAGATTATTGCCAAAAATTTATGAAGAGGAAGAAATAATGTATGAAATTCGTGGGCATATATTAAACTGCATTTATTCTCATGAATTTGATGTACGTGACTTAACTGAAGAGGCATGTTTAGTTGGAATTGCAGATGGAACAGATATGACAAAAGGACGTGGTAGAATGGCGTTTGATAAAGGAAATGTAAATATTCATACAGTTTCAGCTTTAAGCATCGAAAAAGTTGAAATCGTACAAGGGAAAGACGTGCCAGTACGGATATTAATACATATGAATAATAGTGCAGGGATTTTCCAAATTCAAGAAACATTAGGCAAGAAAATTATAGATAGCCCACTTGAAAATTATGTTGAAGTAATTGCTGTTGCTAAACCAGATGAGCCTATAGCAGATCAGAGAATAGTTCATCAATTAGTTATAAAAGGGAGAAGATTTCAAGCGTTAGAATAA
- a CDS encoding PadR family transcriptional regulator has protein sequence MDKNGKPLKNIFRSILSVIILWILWKEPMHGYDIISKIFELTGFKFNAGVIYPILYQLEESKLIKGEWKQVGIRQRIKLYKITENGIKILQETSSRLQNLFKSLIDLIH, from the coding sequence ATGGATAAAAATGGAAAACCTCTTAAAAATATTTTCCGAAGTATATTAAGCGTAATTATCTTATGGATACTTTGGAAAGAACCAATGCATGGATACGATATAATATCAAAAATTTTTGAATTAACTGGGTTCAAATTTAATGCAGGAGTTATTTACCCTATTCTTTATCAACTTGAAGAATCGAAATTAATTAAAGGTGAATGGAAACAAGTTGGTATAAGACAAAGAATAAAACTTTATAAAATTACTGAGAATGGAATAAAAATTCTTCAAGAAACAAGTAGCAGATTACAAAACTTATTCAAAAGTTTAATCGATCTTATCCATTGA
- the aroD gene encoding type I 3-dehydroquinate dehydratase has product MMKKFMICTSLKCKNNFELKNKIKKAFDFGSDYVEIRLDYFKEIDVENFKRIVKPFINKCILTYRLNGYFNKKLKEKKNIIKELIDLKPAYIDIEEEYYKKMLDLIDYIKNENIQLIISWHDFNGTPSINKLRNILEKIRENGDLYKIVTTAKSINDNYKILSLYDYLNSNEKNKLIAFCMGEKGLISRILCVFAGAPFTYASLFNQKTAPGQLSIIEMRKIYEIFKKF; this is encoded by the coding sequence ATGATGAAAAAATTCATGATATGCACTTCTCTTAAATGCAAAAACAATTTTGAATTAAAGAATAAAATAAAGAAAGCATTCGATTTTGGATCCGATTATGTAGAAATTAGGCTTGATTATTTTAAAGAAATTGATGTAGAAAATTTTAAGAGAATTGTTAAACCATTCATTAATAAATGTATTTTAACTTATAGATTAAATGGATATTTTAATAAAAAATTAAAAGAGAAAAAAAATATTATAAAAGAATTGATAGATTTAAAACCAGCATACATAGATATCGAAGAAGAATATTATAAAAAAATGCTAGATTTAATAGATTATATAAAAAATGAGAATATTCAATTAATAATTTCTTGGCATGATTTTAATGGTACTCCTTCAATAAATAAATTAAGAAATATTCTTGAGAAAATAAGAGAAAATGGTGATTTATATAAAATAGTTACTACTGCAAAATCTATAAATGATAATTATAAAATACTTAGCTTATATGATTATTTAAATTCAAATGAGAAAAATAAATTGATAGCATTTTGTATGGGTGAAAAAGGTTTAATATCTAGAATATTATGTGTTTTTGCTGGTGCACCCTTTACTTATGCTTCTCTTTTCAATCAAAAAACTGCTCCTGGACAATTAAGCATAATTGAGATGAGAAAAATCTATGAAATCTTTAAAAAATTTTGA
- a CDS encoding biotin/lipoate A/B protein ligase family protein, with amino-acid sequence MKKWRLILYENIENAYMNLAIEEAIARACGKKIVKNTLRFWRNKGAIIIGYFQNAFEEINFEECKKYNLQIVRRFTGGGAVYHDIGNLNYSISISNKEEWIPKDVYNFFGIFIDIILNGLEKIGVKAIRKGINNIFYEEKKISGLAASNQWETAFLHGCLLVSANMDIMKKVLKKMKDETINIENILGYKIPLEKIMKTLKENFEEKLNIKIIEEDLTRYEYNLANKLYKEKYSREEWNFKKI; translated from the coding sequence TTGAAAAAATGGAGATTAATTCTTTATGAAAATATTGAAAATGCCTATATGAATCTTGCTATAGAGGAAGCTATTGCTAGAGCATGCGGGAAAAAAATAGTTAAAAATACTTTAAGATTTTGGCGTAATAAAGGAGCAATTATAATAGGATATTTTCAAAATGCTTTTGAAGAAATTAATTTTGAAGAATGCAAAAAGTATAATTTACAAATTGTTAGAAGATTCACTGGAGGAGGAGCAGTATATCATGATATTGGAAATTTAAATTATTCTATAAGTATTTCAAACAAAGAAGAATGGATTCCAAAAGATGTATATAATTTTTTTGGGATTTTTATAGATATTATTTTAAATGGTTTAGAAAAAATTGGTGTAAAAGCTATTAGAAAAGGAATAAATAATATTTTTTATGAAGAAAAAAAGATTTCTGGATTAGCTGCATCAAATCAATGGGAAACTGCATTTTTACATGGTTGTTTATTAGTTTCAGCTAATATGGATATAATGAAAAAGGTTCTTAAAAAAATGAAAGATGAAACAATTAATATAGAAAATATTTTAGGATATAAAATTCCTTTAGAAAAAATTATGAAAACACTAAAAGAAAACTTTGAGGAAAAATTAAATATAAAAATAATAGAAGAAGATTTAACAAGATATGAATATAATTTAGCAAATAAACTTTATAAAGAAAAATATAGTAGAGAAGAATGGAATTTTAAAAAAATTTAA
- a CDS encoding metallophosphoesterase produces the protein MKIIAVGDIHSPKFLGIFKESLKGIIDFNDINLFLLAGDIVLKNNFNEIKNVLLTIREFFKGEIISCFGNEEYESSINEYLKYSDIKWLNDEVYTINLNNTKISIIGSKGSLDRPTYWQRKNIENIYDIYKKRIEKIDSMLKNLSSEIKIVLTHYPPTYKTLNGEVERAWPEMGCKQFEKIIEKHQPNLWVHAHAHNSIVHETYIGGTFILNVSLPARKKVTVIDLSKLKSGRLTSFI, from the coding sequence ATGAAAATAATTGCTGTTGGAGATATTCATAGTCCAAAATTTTTAGGAATTTTTAAAGAATCTTTAAAGGGAATAATCGATTTTAATGATATAAATTTATTTTTATTAGCTGGGGATATTGTTTTAAAAAATAATTTTAATGAAATAAAAAATGTTTTATTAACTATAAGGGAATTCTTTAAAGGAGAAATCATTTCATGTTTTGGAAATGAAGAATATGAATCTAGCATTAATGAATATTTAAAATATTCTGATATTAAATGGCTTAATGATGAAGTTTATACAATTAATTTAAATAATACAAAAATTTCAATAATTGGTTCAAAAGGTTCTCTTGATAGACCAACTTATTGGCAAAGAAAAAATATTGAAAATATATATGATATATATAAAAAAAGAATTGAAAAAATAGATTCAATGCTTAAAAATCTTTCATCTGAAATAAAAATAGTTTTAACACATTATCCTCCTACATATAAAACTTTAAATGGAGAAGTGGAAAGAGCTTGGCCTGAAATGGGTTGTAAACAATTTGAGAAAATTATTGAAAAACATCAACCTAACTTATGGGTTCATGCTCATGCACATAATAGCATAGTTCATGAAACATATATTGGCGGAACATTTATATTAAATGTTTCTCTTCCAGCAAGAAAAAAAGTGACAGTAATAGATTTATCAAAATTAAAAAGTGGAAGATTAACAAGTTTTATATAA
- a CDS encoding HesA/MoeB/ThiF family protein, which produces MQSLSKLELERYDRQIRMPFIGINGQEKIKSSKIVIAGIGGLGCASATYLAAAGIGELILIDKEKVELSNLNRQILHWTKDIGKYKVESAKEKLIKLNPEIKIIAIKKEINEENVKELINGANIVIDGQDNFKTRFIINKACVELRIPFVYAAVQGLEGRLMTIIPGKGPCLRCLIPIDPPEVATFPVLGAIPALIAMIQVIEAIKIILGIGEKYIGKLLIFDGERNVFNHVEIKRNPNCPVCKDV; this is translated from the coding sequence ATGCAATCATTATCGAAATTAGAATTAGAAAGATATGATAGACAAATTAGGATGCCATTTATTGGTATTAATGGACAAGAAAAAATTAAATCTTCTAAAATAGTAATTGCTGGAATAGGTGGATTAGGATGCGCTTCAGCAACTTATTTAGCTGCTGCTGGAATAGGAGAATTAATTTTAATAGATAAAGAAAAAGTAGAATTAAGTAATTTAAATAGACAAATTTTACATTGGACAAAAGATATAGGAAAATATAAAGTCGAATCTGCTAAAGAAAAATTAATTAAATTAAATCCTGAGATAAAAATTATAGCTATTAAAAAGGAAATAAATGAAGAAAATGTAAAAGAATTAATTAATGGAGCAAATATTGTTATAGATGGACAAGATAATTTTAAAACAAGATTTATAATAAATAAAGCTTGTGTAGAATTAAGAATACCATTTGTTTATGCAGCTGTTCAAGGATTAGAAGGGAGATTGATGACCATTATTCCAGGTAAAGGTCCTTGTTTAAGATGTTTAATTCCAATCGACCCACCTGAGGTAGCTACATTTCCAGTTTTAGGAGCAATACCTGCACTAATCGCTATGATACAAGTAATAGAAGCAATTAAAATAATTTTAGGAATAGGAGAAAAATATATTGGAAAATTATTAATATTTGATGGAGAAAGAAATGTTTTTAATCATGTAGAAATTAAAAGAAACCCAAATTGTCCAGTATGTAAAGATGTATAA
- the asd gene encoding aspartate-semialdehyde dehydrogenase, which yields MRRVKVALLGATGMVGQNFLRMLASNPFFEVRNLVGYTSVGKKYGEAVEWIVSQNIPEEYVDKIVFESNPKKIDAEIVFSALPGNVARDIEPQFSEAGFPVISNASAYRLEKDVPLIVPEINVEHLELIKIQKRNRKWDGFIVTNPNCSTIALVLALKPIHDLLKIKRVFVTTMQAVSGAGYPGVPSLKIIDNVIPFIEQEEEKMETETLKILGKFNGEKIDYANIKISASCNRVPVIDGHMESVYVETEEKVDIEEVKEALRKFKGKPQELNLPTAPKDTIIVREEKDRPQPRMDRLSGTVPGMSIVVGRIRHGMNDKSLKFIVLGHNTIRGAAGSTILIGELMYKLGLLEV from the coding sequence ATGAGAAGAGTTAAAGTAGCTCTTTTAGGAGCAACTGGAATGGTTGGGCAAAACTTTTTAAGAATGTTAGCTTCAAACCCATTCTTTGAAGTTAGAAATTTAGTTGGATATACTTCGGTTGGAAAAAAATATGGTGAAGCTGTTGAATGGATTGTTTCTCAAAATATTCCAGAAGAATATGTTGACAAAATAGTTTTTGAAAGTAATCCTAAAAAAATAGATGCTGAAATAGTTTTTTCAGCTCTTCCAGGAAATGTTGCACGTGATATAGAACCTCAATTCAGTGAAGCAGGTTTTCCAGTAATAAGTAATGCGAGTGCTTATAGATTAGAGAAAGATGTCCCATTAATAGTTCCAGAGATAAATGTTGAGCATCTTGAATTGATAAAAATCCAGAAAAGGAATAGGAAATGGGATGGATTTATTGTAACAAATCCAAATTGCTCAACGATAGCTTTAGTTCTAGCATTAAAACCAATTCATGATCTATTGAAAATAAAAAGAGTTTTTGTTACTACTATGCAAGCAGTATCTGGTGCAGGATATCCTGGTGTCCCTTCTTTAAAAATAATAGATAATGTTATTCCATTCATAGAACAAGAAGAAGAGAAGATGGAAACTGAAACTCTTAAAATTTTAGGAAAATTTAATGGAGAAAAGATAGATTATGCAAATATAAAAATTTCAGCTTCATGTAATAGAGTTCCAGTCATAGATGGACATATGGAATCTGTATATGTTGAAACTGAAGAAAAAGTAGATATAGAAGAAGTTAAAGAAGCTTTAAGAAAATTTAAAGGAAAACCTCAAGAATTAAATCTTCCAACTGCTCCAAAAGATACAATAATTGTTAGAGAAGAAAAAGATAGACCCCAACCTAGAATGGATAGACTTTCAGGAACTGTTCCTGGAATGAGTATTGTAGTTGGAAGGATTAGGCATGGAATGAATGATAAATCTCTTAAATTTATAGTTCTTGGACATAATACTATTCGTGGAGCAGCAGGTTCGACTATTCTTATTGGAGAATTAATGTATAAATTAGGCTTATTGGAGGTATAA
- a CDS encoding 2-amino-3,7-dideoxy-D-threo-hept-6-ulosonate synthase, with translation MVSGKIVRMNRITLNGKMLCIPMDHGVTIGPVKGLDEIFKTIDSIQKGGASAVLLHKGIIKSLPKTLKIGIIMHFSASTIFSLSPNRKMIVASVEEALRLGVDAVSIHVNIGCDEEHEMISSLGELADECDKWDIPLIAMMYPRGQRIKNEFDPEIVAHVARIGAELGADIVKTVYTGSSESFRKVVNSCPVPIVIAGGPKVENDKQVLEMAKGAMDAGAIGVTFGRNVFQHENPKAIVKALASIVFRKNNIEEALEVLNKEWKKE, from the coding sequence ATGGTTTCAGGAAAAATTGTAAGAATGAATAGAATAACATTAAATGGGAAAATGCTATGCATTCCAATGGATCATGGAGTCACTATTGGTCCCGTTAAAGGTTTAGATGAAATATTTAAAACAATAGATTCAATCCAAAAAGGCGGAGCGTCAGCAGTCCTTCTTCATAAAGGGATTATCAAATCTTTACCAAAAACACTAAAAATTGGAATCATAATGCATTTTTCTGCAAGCACAATTTTCTCTTTATCTCCAAATAGGAAAATGATTGTTGCAAGTGTAGAAGAAGCTTTAAGACTTGGAGTTGATGCTGTTTCTATTCATGTTAATATAGGTTGTGATGAAGAACATGAAATGATTTCAAGCTTAGGAGAATTAGCTGATGAATGTGATAAATGGGATATTCCTTTAATAGCTATGATGTATCCTAGAGGACAAAGGATAAAAAATGAGTTTGATCCTGAAATAGTTGCACATGTTGCTAGAATTGGAGCTGAACTTGGAGCAGATATTGTAAAAACAGTTTATACAGGAAGCTCAGAATCTTTTAGAAAAGTAGTTAATAGTTGCCCAGTACCAATAGTCATTGCAGGTGGTCCAAAAGTTGAAAATGACAAGCAAGTTCTTGAAATGGCAAAAGGTGCAATGGATGCAGGAGCAATTGGTGTAACATTTGGAAGGAATGTTTTTCAGCATGAAAATCCAAAAGCAATAGTAAAAGCATTAGCCAGTATAGTTTTTAGAAAAAATAATATTGAAGAAGCATTGGAGGTTTTAAATAAAGAATGGAAAAAAGAATAA
- a CDS encoding 3-dehydroquinate synthase II, translated as MEKRIIIYFPKNISNKKELIEASLKNGFNIIFFEEYENIINDFKGKIIALAPKNDIAINYSFNEISEAKNISGEKIPIIKIEKKEDERKVLEFAEKNFQSIIIDLKDIKIIPLENIVALLHKKNIKIYAFTELIEEVQPFLNVLEIGIDGVITPCKNINDIEKLASLKPLFSRIKLQLVKIIDIKDVGIGDRACIDTTSMLNQGEGALIGSTSNFLFLIDNESIGSKFSAPRPFRINAGAIHSYILQPGNKTKYLSEIETGDQILIVNKMGEVKEVTVGRNKIEKRPLKLIKAMNKEVGSIIVQNAETIRFVSEDSSIPITDLKIGDKVLAYIRNKSGRHFGIEVDEHIIEK; from the coding sequence ATGGAAAAAAGAATAATAATCTATTTTCCTAAAAATATCAGTAATAAAAAAGAACTAATTGAAGCTTCTCTAAAAAATGGTTTTAATATTATATTCTTTGAAGAATATGAAAATATAATAAATGATTTTAAAGGAAAAATAATAGCTTTAGCTCCAAAAAACGATATTGCTATTAATTATAGTTTTAATGAAATTTCTGAAGCAAAAAATATAAGTGGAGAAAAAATTCCAATAATTAAAATAGAGAAAAAAGAAGATGAAAGGAAAGTTTTAGAATTTGCTGAAAAAAATTTTCAATCTATAATTATTGATTTAAAAGATATTAAAATAATTCCATTAGAAAATATTGTTGCTTTGCTTCATAAAAAGAATATTAAAATTTATGCTTTTACAGAATTGATTGAGGAAGTCCAGCCTTTCCTTAATGTTCTTGAAATAGGGATAGATGGTGTAATAACTCCTTGTAAAAATATAAACGACATAGAAAAATTAGCAAGTCTTAAGCCATTATTTTCTAGAATAAAGCTTCAATTAGTAAAAATTATAGATATTAAAGATGTTGGAATTGGTGATAGAGCTTGTATAGACACAACTAGTATGCTAAACCAAGGAGAAGGGGCACTCATTGGTAGTACATCAAACTTCTTATTTTTAATAGATAATGAATCTATTGGTTCAAAATTTAGTGCTCCTAGACCTTTTAGAATTAATGCAGGTGCAATTCATTCGTATATTTTACAACCAGGAAATAAAACAAAGTATTTATCTGAAATAGAAACTGGAGATCAAATACTAATTGTTAATAAAATGGGAGAAGTAAAAGAAGTTACTGTAGGAAGGAATAAAATAGAAAAAAGGCCTTTGAAACTTATTAAAGCAATGAATAAAGAAGTAGGTTCAATAATTGTACAAAATGCTGAAACAATAAGATTTGTTAGTGAAGATTCATCTATACCTATAACAGATTTAAAAATTGGAGATAAAGTTTTAGCATATATAAGGAATAAAAGTGGAAGACATTTTGGAATAGAAGTAGATGAACATATAATCGAGAAATAG